One window from the genome of Emys orbicularis isolate rEmyOrb1 chromosome 22, rEmyOrb1.hap1, whole genome shotgun sequence encodes:
- the LOC135893333 gene encoding rho guanine nucleotide exchange factor 19-like: MDFFCRKRARSDSPPRAAAPVKRHGSCPVAQRPQPARLESRPELCPFLAGLFRPRSAKEGLSAARRGSSREPASTVEERVPLLGDNPKGLLAAVRTPMPPGLDPEDPGADLSGSAVPAPLRCQPSPPTAELAAPESMGPEESVEEPPSSAGPTGPSGLLEMGTKQPTPVSGRKVLHGSLEDLSKATATQMPSPERRLFRRPLGKGAKDTDKWKRESKYVQTQPLYQDYWMKRLKAAERKPKEPAFRVDASLSIAGLLSSSLLGAASPLSSRDYSFCFWQEIPEVKSRRLLEGLTPQQHRLQEAMFEMITSEASYLRSLSVATSHFKGSLALRETLTRAEVHRLFSNLQQVKDVSERFLLELEEHMDKDVFLAGLGAVVLKHCPAFHRVYIPYVTNQMYQEQLMQQLMRENWRFRHVLRKLEEQPVCQRQPLKSFLVLPFQRITRLKILLENILKLAPAGSELASSIGAALTAVGERPCEAACGDGLRSGGLVPWLPGGAGGSASLALPQIVSACNENVRHMKQTEELVLLEKQVEFVKTKSIPLISRGRWLVRAGEFSQVLIQEVGVGYRPRLSTKPIHLHLLSDLLLLSRRRDDGRFSVKDYAQTCHVRAELLRAKPLGLPDTAFLLCLSHNHRGASAEFIIKAASEAQRQEWISLITSQASPRPVGVIKALRDACAGL, from the exons ATGGATTTCTTCTGCCGGAAGCGCGCGCGGTCAGACTCGCCGCCCAGGGCCGCGGCGCCGGTGAAGAGACACGGCTCCTGCCCGGTGGCCCAGAGACCCCAGCCGGCCAGGCTGGAGAGCCGCCCGGAGCTCTGCCCCTTCCTGGCTGGTCTCTTCCGCCCCAGAAGCGCCAAGGAGGGCCTTTCCGCAGCCCGCAGGGGGAGCTCCCGGGAGCCAGCCTCGACGGTGGAGGAGAGGGTCCCGCTTCTGGGGGACAACCCCAAAGGTCTGCTGGCTGCTGTCAGGACCCCGATGCCACCTGGCCTGGATCCCgaggacccag GGGCTGACTTGTCAGGCagtgctgtccctgcccccctccgctgccagccctctcctcccactgCCGAGCTGGCGGCCCCCGAGAGCATGGGCCCAGAGGAGTCGGTGGAGGAGCCCCCTAGCTCTGCAGGACCAACGGGCCCCTCTGGCCTGCTGGAAATGGGGACAAAGCAGCCCACCCCGGTCTCTGGGAGGAAGGTCCTGCATGGCTCCCTGGAAGATCTCTCCAAAGCCACAGCTACGCAGATGCCAAGTCCGGAGCGCAG ACTGTTCCGCCGACCACTGGGGAAAGGAGCAAAGGACACGGACAAGTGGAAGAGGGAATCTAAATACGTGCAAACCC agcctctctACCAAGACTACTGGATGAAGCGCCTCAAGGCGGCGGAGCGCAAGCCCAAGGAGCCGGCCTTCCGGGTGGACGCCAGCCTGTCCATCGCTggcctcctctcctcctccctgctcgGCGCCGCCTCGCCGCTCTCGTCCCGCGACTACAGCTTCTGCTTCTGGCAGGAGATCCCAGAGGTGAAGAGCAGGCGGCTCCTGGAGGGTCTCACGCCCCAGCAGCACCGCCTGCAGGAG GCCATGTTTGAGATGATCACGTCGGAGGCCTCCTACCTGCGCAGCCTCTCGGTGGCCACGAGCCACTTTAAGGGATCGCTGGCGCTGCGGGAGACGCTGACCAGGGCCGAGGTGCACCGGCTCTTCTCCAACCTGCAGCAGGTGAAGGACGTCAGTGAAAG GTTTCTCCTGGAGCTCGAGGAGCACATGGACAAGGACGTCTtcctggcggggctgggggccgtgGTTCTGAAGCACTGCCCCGCCTTCCACAGGGTCTACATCCCCTACGTCACCAACCAGATGTACCAGGAACAGCTCATGCAGCAGCTGAT GCGGGAGAACTGGCGCTTCCGGCACGTCCTGAGGAAGCTGGAGGAGCAGCCGGTGTGCCAGCGGCAGCCCCTGAAATCCTTCCTGGTGCTGCCCTTCCAGAGGATCACCCGCCTGAAGATCCTGCTGGAG AACATCCTGAAGCTGGCCCCGGCGGGCTCCGAGCTGGCCAGCTCCATCGGCGCGGCCCTGACGGCAGTGGGAGAG CGGCCCTGCGAGGCAGCATGTGGAGATGGGCTACGCTCGGGGGGCCTTGTTCCTTGGCTCCCTGGCGGAGCTGGGGGAAGCG CTTCCCTTGCCCTGCCTCAGATCGTGTCGGCCTGCAACGAGAACGTGCGGCACATGAAGCAGACGgaggagctggtgctgctggaGAAGCAAGTCGAGTTCGTAAAGACGAAG tccaTCCCGCTCATCAGCCGGGGCCGCTGGCTGGTCAGGGCGGGGGAGTTCTCCCAGGTCCTCATCCAGGAGGTGGGCGTGGGGTACAGACCCCGCCTGAGCACCAAGCCCATCCACCTGCACCTCCTCAGCGACCTGCTGCTTTTGTCCCGCCGGAGGGA CGACGGCAGGTTTTCCGTCAAGGATTACGCCCAGACCTGCCACGTCAGAGCGGAGCTCCTCAGAGCCAAGCCGCTGGGGCTCCCCGACACGGCCTTCCTCCTGTGCCTCTCCCACAACCACCGCGGGGCCAGTGCCGAATTCATCATCAAAGCAGCCAGCGA GGCCCAGAGGCAGGAGTGGATCTCGCTGATAACCAGCCAGGCGTCCCCTCGGCCTGTGGGTGTGATCAAAGCCCTGAGAGATGCCTGCGCTGGTCTCTGA